The segment AAAATGAGCATAACTAAAAAAATATATCTTGCAGCACCCCTGTTCTCTGAAGCTGAACAGGAATTCAACAAAAAGCTGGAAACTGCACTGGAAGAGATTGGATTCTCGGTATTTGTACCACAGGAGGATTCGAACGACACAGAAGCAGCAAGAGAGGACATGGATTCCAGTAATATCTTCCAGTTAAATGTTGAAGCCATCGATGCCTGTGACATAGTGGTCGCTGTTCTTGATGGTGGTACTGATGTCGATTCCGGGACAGCATGGGAGATCGGATATGCCTATGCAAAGAACAAGACGGTAATAGGTATTAAAACAGATTTCAGGACACTGGGGCCAGAAGGTCTTGTAAACCTCATGATCGGAGAATCTGCCAATGAGCTTGAGACCAGTGTCAAAGCTCTTCTGAAAAAGATGGAAAAATACAGTTAAGAGGAATCCACACCCTCTTCACTTACAACATGAATTGAACTTTTCTTCTTCAACGTCGCCCCGCGGGCGCATCTCTTTGAAGATCTGACCCTCGAACCAGTACATCTGTGCACCTGTAAGCCAGGCATCGTGTGCCAAACCAGCCTTTAAGCAGGTGTGGCTCAGGAACTCGATTGCATCAAAATCGTTCTCAGGTGCCACCTGTGGAAGCAGTAAACCCTGGTATGGACCGTCCTTAGCAATAAGACCGTGTCGGCCGACTTCTATAACTTCCGGTAGCTTTTGAGGAGGCACATCGATAAGCTCAGGTTGTGTCAGTATAGTGACCTCCACAACAATGTCACCCATCTCTGAGATACCCACTGCAGGGAAACGAGGGTCCCTTGTTGCTGCCGAGATAGCAGAATCAATGATAGCATCACTCAAAGGAGAATCCGGATACGGATGACCGATACATCCTCTCAGATCACCTTCGATGGTCAAGGTCACAAAGACCCCGCGCAATTCATTGAAAACTTCCGGCAAATCGGATACCTGCATTTTTTTTCCATTCTCAAGGAACAGTTCAATAGTATCCCTTGCAAGACTTACAGCCTTTCTACCTTCGGAATCACTGAGCATACTCAACCCCCATGCCAATATTCATTCAGTTTCAAGATATCTCTTTGCAGCCACCTTTAAGGCCTCTATACCGGGTAGTGCATCCCCGGCAAGGAAATCGATACATGCACCGCCGCCAGTACTTATATGGGAGAACTTGTCCTCATAACCCATATTGCGCACTTCAGCAGTAATATGGCCGCCGCCTGCGATCGAATATTCAGCATTCGCCGCAGCCTTTATTATCTCAAAGGTCCCGATCTCAAAACCATCGATCTCCGAAACACCTGCGGGACCGTTCAGGACAACGGTCTTTGCGTTCTCGATCTCACTGGAATAT is part of the Methanococcoides orientis genome and harbors:
- a CDS encoding TIGR00296 family protein, which produces MLSDSEGRKAVSLARDTIELFLENGKKMQVSDLPEVFNELRGVFVTLTIEGDLRGCIGHPYPDSPLSDAIIDSAISAATRDPRFPAVGISEMGDIVVEVTILTQPELIDVPPQKLPEVIEVGRHGLIAKDGPYQGLLLPQVAPENDFDAIEFLSHTCLKAGLAHDAWLTGAQMYWFEGQIFKEMRPRGDVEEEKFNSCCK
- a CDS encoding nucleoside 2-deoxyribosyltransferase, which translates into the protein MSITKKIYLAAPLFSEAEQEFNKKLETALEEIGFSVFVPQEDSNDTEAAREDMDSSNIFQLNVEAIDACDIVVAVLDGGTDVDSGTAWEIGYAYAKNKTVIGIKTDFRTLGPEGLVNLMIGESANELETSVKALLKKMEKYS